One window of Leguminivora glycinivorella isolate SPB_JAAS2020 chromosome 9, LegGlyc_1.1, whole genome shotgun sequence genomic DNA carries:
- the LOC125229830 gene encoding protein PBDC1-like, whose translation MVKNEVLCSVDTRLLRLTPHDDLIYTHFRQDFPDLNVAYIKENEIKNNHNKAKWRAYCEKFKNIIEDYSFGTLMRADTKGDYSEQNTILVPRVQFYAIEIARNREGLNNDVKKRFKCQSKANLEAQEHKTAVAV comes from the exons atggtcaaaaatgag GTCCTATGTTCAGTAGACACACGGTTGCTACGCCTCACGCCACACGATGACCTAATATACACACACTTCAGGCAAGACTTCCCCGACCTCAACGTAGCCTACatcaaagaaaacgaaattaaaaACAACCACAACAAAGCCAAATGGCGAGCTTATtgcgaaaaatttaaaaatatcattGAAGATTACAGTTTTGGGACTTTGATGAGGGCGGACACAAAAGGGGACTACTCCGAACAGAACACCATACTAGTGCCAAGAGTGCAGTTTTACGCTATTGAAATTGCTAGGAACCGCGAAGGATTGAACAATGACGTGAAGAAACGGTTCAAATGCCAGTCTAAAGCTAATTTAGAGGCCCAGGAACACAAAACGGCTGTTGCTGTGTAG
- the LOC125229465 gene encoding 60S ribosomal protein L26 has translation MKYNKLVTSSRRKNRKRHFSAPSHIRRVLMSSPLSKELRQKFNVKSMPIRKDDEVQVVRGHYKGQQVGKVVQVYRKKFVVYIERIQREKANGASAYVGIHPSKCVIVKLKMNKDRKAILDRRAKGRLAALGKDKGKYTEETATAMETS, from the exons ATGAAGTACAACAAGCTCGTGACTTCCTCAAGGAGGAAGAACAGGAAGAGGCATTTCAGTGCACCTTCTCACATCAGACGAGTTCTCATGTCCTCACCCCTATCCAAGGAATTGAGGCAAAAGTTCAACGTGAAATCGATGCCCATCCGCAAAGACGACGAAGTACAG GTTGTCCGCGGTCACTACAAAGGCCAGCAGGTCGGCAAAGTAGTCCAGGTATACCGTAAGAAGTTTGTTGTCTACATTGAGAGGATCCAGCGTGAGAAGGCCAATGGTGCCAGCGCATATGTTGGCATCCACCCCTCAAAG TGTGTTATCGTAAAGCTTAAGATGAACAAGGACCGCAAGGCGATCCTCGACCGCAGGGCGAAGGGCCGTCTCGCGGCGCTCGGCAAGGACAAGGGCAAGTACACCGAGGAGACTGCCACCGCCATGGAGACCTCGTGA
- the LOC125229829 gene encoding activity-regulated cytoskeleton associated protein 2-like: MTEEQLQRIIAALAPASRQGSFARCNAVYDGTGENEAAETFLAAINVYKKIENIDDENALEGLTLLLKGDAAVWWEGAKSDVKSWTDFENRLRHAFAPKIPADILYQRIIELKQDAKTPTEKFVAKKRALIAQLPAPIPPETHQLHMIYGQLHLNIREMVPRSAFKSIDELLKLARSAEEILLEKKTSWEENVASVPSNNERNTSGRQRCEYCDKNGHAEEDCRTKKRQQQEMSSTAGEMRARLLHQHRLASVATDAADPASFAASVLIAAEMKIQETRASVYVLGPQASLVK, from the coding sequence ATGACCGAAGAACAGCTCCAGCGCATCATCGCAGCTCTGGCACCGGCAAGCAGACAAGGGTCATTCGCACGATGCAACGCAGTATACGACGGGACCGGCGAAAACGAGGCTGCAGAGACTTTTCTCGCAGCTATCAACGTGTACAAGAAAATCGAGAACATTGACGACGAGAACGCTCTCGAAGGGCTTACCCTCCTTTTAAAAGGAGACGCCGCTGTCTGGTGGGAAGGTGCCAAGTCAGACGTCAAGTCCTGGACGGATTTTGAGAATCGGCTTCGGCACGCATTCGCCCCGAAAATACCAGCGGACATCCTGTATCAGAGGATAATAGAACTCAAGCAGGATGCGAAAACCCCCACTGAGAAGTTCGTCGCAAAGAAGAGGGCACTCATAGCCCAGCTGCCTGCACCAATCCCACCGGAGACCCATCAACTCCATATGATTTATGGTCAGCTCCACTTGAATATACGGGAAATGGTGCCAAGAAGCGCTTTCAAATCGATCGACGAACTTCTGAAACTCGCACGGAGTGCTGAAGAAATCCTATTGGAAAAGAAGACGAGCTGGGAAGAAAATGTTGCCTCAGTACCTTCAAACAATGAACGGAACACTTCAGGCCGACAACGCTGCGAGTACTGCGATAAGAACGGGCACGCCGAAGAAGATTGTCGCACAAAGAAGCGGCAACAACAAGAGATGAGCTCAACTGCAGGGGAGATGCGAGCAAGGTTGCTCCATCAGCACCGGTTGGCATCAGTTGCTACGGATGCGGCAGACCCGGCGTCGTTCGCAGCAAGTGTCCTAATTGCTGCAGAAATGAAAATCCAGGAAACCAGAGCGTCGGTCTATGTTCTTGGGCCCCAAGCGTCCCTGGTGAAATAG